In the Haloferula helveola genome, one interval contains:
- a CDS encoding DNA cytosine methyltransferase, whose translation MSPKTKIPILSLFSGCGGFDLGFEQAGFDVKLALDISKAAVNSYNFNRKSTRAAEVDISTISGSELKALLHGAAIKGVIGGAPCQSFSNGNVHKRDDDERSTLPGKFASLLRHLNKDDEVDFFVFENVQGINSFRHEETFSRFKEAFRRAGFRLYEHVLDAQHFGVPQVRPRVFVVGINKKNFSDRPFNFPVGQFDEPNTVASAIRGLADPLFFKRGIIPEDIPVHPNHWTMMPKSAKFTDGSLVQGASWGRSFRVLSWDKPSWTVAYGNREIHIHPSGKRRLSVFEAMLLQGFPQSYRLLGTLSQQIRQVSDCIPMQVGFALAESIRTSIYR comes from the coding sequence GTGAGTCCAAAAACGAAAATTCCGATTCTTTCTCTTTTCTCCGGCTGCGGAGGGTTCGACCTCGGATTCGAGCAGGCAGGCTTCGATGTAAAGCTCGCGCTAGACATCAGCAAAGCAGCAGTTAATTCGTACAACTTCAATCGCAAAAGCACTAGGGCAGCCGAGGTCGATATTTCCACAATCTCTGGTAGCGAACTGAAGGCCCTGCTCCACGGTGCTGCAATCAAAGGAGTAATTGGTGGAGCCCCTTGCCAAAGCTTCTCGAATGGCAACGTGCATAAGCGAGATGATGACGAACGGAGCACCTTACCCGGCAAGTTCGCATCTCTTCTTAGGCATCTCAACAAGGACGATGAAGTTGACTTTTTCGTGTTCGAGAATGTTCAAGGCATCAACTCCTTTCGGCACGAAGAAACTTTCAGTCGATTCAAAGAAGCCTTTAGAAGGGCTGGCTTTCGACTCTACGAACACGTCCTTGACGCGCAGCATTTCGGAGTCCCTCAGGTCCGTCCACGTGTTTTCGTTGTCGGCATCAACAAAAAGAACTTCTCTGATCGTCCGTTCAACTTCCCAGTTGGTCAATTCGATGAGCCCAATACCGTAGCTTCGGCCATTCGCGGCCTAGCTGATCCACTGTTCTTCAAAAGGGGCATCATTCCAGAAGATATTCCGGTTCATCCCAATCATTGGACGATGATGCCGAAGTCAGCGAAGTTCACCGACGGCTCGTTGGTCCAGGGCGCCTCGTGGGGAAGGTCTTTCCGGGTTCTGAGCTGGGATAAACCAAGTTGGACGGTTGCCTACGGCAACCGGGAAATTCACATCCACCCCTCCGGGAAGCGACGCCTCAGCGTCTTTGAAGCAATGCTGCTCCAAGGTTTCCCCCAAAGCTACAGACTTCTCGGCACGCTTTCACAGCAAATCCGCCAAGTGTCTGATTGCATCCCGATGCAGGTAGGATTTGCACTGGCTGAGTCGATTAGAACCTCAATCTACAGGTAA
- a CDS encoding VOC family protein, whose protein sequence is MEKVTGIGGFFFASDDPEALAEWYERHLGIRKPGKEYADGSWWQDEGPTVFGAHARDAGGGGKDRSWSINFRVRDLDAMVAQLRAAGITVEVESTVYPNGRFAHLKDPDGNGIELWEPDGTDLQRPAG, encoded by the coding sequence ATGGAAAAGGTGACCGGAATCGGAGGGTTCTTCTTTGCGAGCGACGACCCGGAGGCTCTTGCCGAGTGGTATGAGCGGCATCTCGGTATTCGGAAGCCGGGAAAGGAATACGCCGATGGCTCGTGGTGGCAGGATGAAGGGCCGACGGTTTTCGGGGCGCATGCCAGAGACGCCGGGGGTGGCGGAAAGGATCGCTCGTGGAGCATCAATTTCCGGGTGCGGGACCTCGATGCGATGGTTGCCCAACTGCGGGCGGCGGGGATCACGGTCGAAGTGGAATCGACCGTCTATCCGAACGGCCGCTTTGCCCATCTGAAGGACCCGGACGGCAACGGCATCGAGTTGTGGGAACCGGATGGAACGGATCTGCAACGTCCGGCTGGGTGA
- a CDS encoding PQQ-dependent sugar dehydrogenase, translating into MRLLLLASLLPLSLLDAALDPAHFKVDVLAEGFTDPQEMVMLPDGRILICERTGKLRVWSPETGALTEGGELKVAIRKDNHARECGFIGLTADPDFANNHWLYTYWSLPDESSHRLSRFTFKDGQLDPASEKTILEVATDRDDSTCHEGGSLAFGPDGLLYLSTGDNTNPFSKPATPIEEDKKERDAQRSSSNSNDLRGKVLRIRVKDDGSYEIPEGNLFKPGTPKTRPEIYTMGLRNPYRITLNSKTGTLYWSEVAPDKQPTGEEINQAKTAGYYGWPYVITDTKAFNDLSGKAFDPKRLRNTSKNNTGITDLPVPREPLHYYERSCSIIGEVYHATDSPNAFPAELDNCLVFSDWNRSWFKFIRLDKDENKVAVEDLKLNFQFRKPIDLFFDKGILYVLEYGTGWYDVKNGRLIRISYSTEFNQQADPSADPRIAGMNAKLPGTKALQEATCLSCHNSQDRLIGPSFAEIVAKYGKDPKAPAELAKKVKEGGVGAWGEQPMPAHPMYSDKQIAEMLNAIFSTEPAGGHKQ; encoded by the coding sequence ATGAGACTGCTTCTCCTCGCCTCGCTCCTGCCCCTGAGCCTTCTCGATGCCGCGCTCGACCCGGCCCACTTCAAGGTCGACGTGCTGGCCGAAGGGTTCACCGATCCCCAGGAAATGGTCATGCTGCCCGATGGCCGCATCCTGATCTGCGAGCGCACCGGCAAGCTGCGCGTCTGGTCGCCGGAAACGGGAGCCCTCACGGAAGGCGGCGAGCTCAAGGTCGCGATCCGGAAAGACAACCACGCCCGCGAGTGCGGCTTCATCGGCCTCACTGCCGACCCCGATTTCGCCAACAACCACTGGCTCTACACCTACTGGTCGCTGCCCGACGAAAGCTCGCACCGGCTTTCCCGTTTCACCTTCAAGGACGGCCAACTCGATCCCGCATCGGAGAAGACGATTCTCGAGGTCGCGACCGACCGCGACGACAGCACCTGCCACGAGGGCGGCTCACTCGCCTTCGGCCCGGACGGACTGCTTTACCTGTCCACCGGCGACAACACGAATCCCTTCTCCAAACCCGCGACACCGATCGAGGAGGACAAGAAGGAACGCGACGCCCAACGCTCGTCGTCCAACAGCAACGACCTGCGCGGCAAGGTGCTGCGGATCCGGGTGAAGGACGACGGCAGCTACGAGATCCCCGAAGGCAACCTTTTCAAACCGGGCACCCCGAAGACCCGCCCCGAAATCTACACGATGGGCCTGCGCAACCCGTACCGGATCACCCTCAACTCGAAGACCGGCACGCTCTACTGGAGCGAGGTCGCGCCCGACAAGCAGCCGACCGGCGAGGAAATCAACCAGGCGAAGACCGCCGGCTACTACGGTTGGCCCTACGTCATCACCGACACCAAGGCCTTCAACGACCTATCCGGAAAAGCTTTCGACCCGAAGCGCCTCCGCAACACCTCGAAGAACAACACCGGCATCACCGACCTCCCGGTCCCGCGCGAACCGCTTCATTACTACGAACGTAGTTGTTCGATCATCGGCGAGGTCTACCACGCGACCGACAGCCCGAACGCCTTCCCGGCGGAACTCGACAACTGCCTGGTCTTCTCCGACTGGAACCGCTCTTGGTTCAAATTCATCCGCCTCGACAAGGACGAGAACAAGGTCGCGGTCGAGGACCTCAAGCTGAACTTCCAGTTCCGCAAGCCGATCGACCTGTTCTTCGACAAGGGCATCCTCTACGTGCTCGAATACGGTACCGGCTGGTATGATGTGAAGAACGGCCGGCTGATCCGGATCTCCTACTCGACCGAGTTCAACCAGCAGGCCGACCCGTCCGCCGACCCGCGCATCGCCGGCATGAATGCCAAGCTCCCCGGCACCAAGGCGCTCCAGGAAGCCACCTGCCTCTCGTGCCACAACTCACAGGACCGGCTCATCGGCCCGAGCTTCGCCGAAATCGTCGCCAAGTACGGCAAGGACCCGAAGGCCCCGGCCGAGCTCGCGAAGAAGGTCAAGGAAGGCGGTGTCGGCGCCTGGGGCGAACAACCGATGCCGGCCCACCCGATGTATTCCGACAAGCAGATCGCCGAGATGCTGAATGCCATCTTCAGCACCGAGCCAGCCGGCGGACACAAGCAGTGA
- a CDS encoding nuclease-related domain-containing DEAD/DEAH box helicase gives MARLIPSTCPEKAPPGEKLLFRRLRDDPDAADWIVLHSLDLARHVNNVAGEADFVVIVPELGILVVEVKSHKTAVVDDDGWHLGHDPVDLRGPFKQASEAMHSIREYLLGIDSSFGSLVMWSAASFPRCDFRQKSPEWHDWQVIDRSRITSAPLSRIIAGILSKGRAILESRNVSCARDPARHASRERCDAVAGALRPRFEVALSPKGRRKELDEDLLSLTEEQFTALDQAALNPRVIFSGPAGSGKTVLAMEALRRKAVSGEARNPALFCFNKLLGNDLFKRTGQILPGVQSGHLDGWLYEIAKDRLSPGDRDDPDFFNGLLASRAIDALLDDPGFKPFDFIVLDEAQDLLKPHLLDVLDLMLEGGLAAGRWCMFGDFVGQDIFCKGSMGMERFIEERSPSASRFLLNTNCRNTRAISEYIVTLGKLDPPYARVLRPDDRMDPELEFWSSDQDQIAQAADFVERCLADGFKPSDIVLLSPKGKGSLGRKLESDPAWRGRIGAFPAGDGRIGYSTIHGFKGLEAPVVLVTDFEKMDDSTQQSLFYIGLSRALHRLGVFLHEDLKQFVRDTI, from the coding sequence ATGGCACGTCTCATTCCCTCCACTTGTCCCGAGAAGGCTCCCCCCGGGGAAAAGCTTTTGTTCCGCCGACTGCGCGACGACCCTGACGCTGCAGACTGGATCGTTCTCCACAGCCTCGATCTGGCAAGGCACGTCAACAATGTCGCCGGCGAGGCGGATTTCGTCGTGATCGTTCCTGAGCTGGGAATTCTGGTGGTTGAGGTGAAGTCTCACAAGACCGCCGTGGTCGATGACGACGGCTGGCACCTTGGGCACGATCCAGTGGACCTGAGGGGACCGTTCAAGCAGGCATCGGAGGCAATGCATTCCATCCGGGAGTATCTGCTCGGCATCGATTCCTCGTTCGGTTCACTCGTGATGTGGTCGGCGGCCAGCTTCCCACGCTGCGACTTTCGTCAGAAAAGCCCGGAGTGGCACGACTGGCAGGTCATCGACCGGTCCCGGATCACCAGTGCCCCGCTTTCCCGGATCATCGCGGGCATCCTGTCGAAAGGCCGGGCAATCCTCGAATCCCGGAATGTGAGCTGTGCCCGCGATCCGGCCAGGCATGCTTCCAGGGAGAGATGCGACGCCGTCGCGGGTGCACTGCGCCCCAGGTTCGAGGTTGCGCTGTCCCCCAAAGGCAGGCGCAAGGAACTGGATGAGGACCTCCTTTCGCTCACCGAAGAGCAATTCACGGCGCTGGACCAGGCCGCCCTCAATCCGCGCGTGATTTTCTCCGGACCCGCTGGATCGGGGAAGACGGTTCTCGCGATGGAGGCCCTGCGCCGGAAGGCGGTATCCGGCGAGGCCCGGAATCCGGCGCTATTCTGTTTCAACAAGCTTCTTGGAAACGACCTCTTCAAGCGGACCGGTCAGATTCTACCAGGGGTCCAATCAGGCCATCTCGATGGGTGGCTTTATGAAATTGCAAAGGACCGGCTCAGCCCCGGAGACCGGGATGATCCGGATTTCTTCAACGGTCTGCTGGCCTCCCGTGCGATTGATGCACTGCTCGATGATCCCGGGTTCAAGCCCTTCGATTTCATCGTCCTTGACGAAGCACAGGATCTTCTCAAACCCCACCTCCTCGACGTTCTGGACCTCATGCTGGAAGGCGGCCTTGCCGCCGGCCGATGGTGCATGTTCGGCGACTTTGTCGGTCAGGACATCTTCTGCAAGGGTTCGATGGGCATGGAGCGGTTCATCGAAGAGCGGAGTCCCTCCGCCTCGCGGTTTCTTCTGAACACCAACTGCCGAAACACCCGGGCAATTTCGGAGTACATCGTGACCCTCGGTAAGCTCGACCCGCCATATGCGAGAGTCCTTCGCCCGGACGACCGGATGGATCCGGAACTTGAGTTCTGGAGCAGTGATCAAGATCAGATCGCACAGGCAGCTGACTTCGTTGAACGGTGTCTGGCGGACGGCTTCAAACCCTCGGACATCGTGCTACTGAGCCCCAAAGGAAAGGGATCGCTCGGAAGGAAGCTCGAATCCGATCCTGCCTGGCGGGGTAGGATCGGCGCCTTCCCGGCAGGAGATGGCAGGATCGGCTATTCCACCATTCACGGATTCAAGGGACTGGAGGCCCCGGTTGTTCTCGTCACCGACTTCGAGAAAATGGATGACTCCACCCAGCAGTCGCTCTTCTACATTGGACTTTCGCGGGCACTCCACCGCCTTGGCGTCTTCCTTCATGAAGATCTGAAACAATTCGTCCGCGACACCATCTGA
- a CDS encoding hydroxypyruvate isomerase family protein: MVKRRTFLSRSGRTATITAVAASLSNRLRAEEEAAGGAGYRHSACRWCYSGIELEDLCVAGKEIGLESIELVDPGDLALLAKHGLTCAMVNAPGATTAAGVKVGGIERSFNRVEHHDALVGAYEERLKAAANGGAKQVICFSGNRDGLADEQGIENCAIGLKRILPTAEKLGLTVVMELLNSKVDHRDYQCDHTAWGVELSKRLDSPNFKLLYDIYHMQIMEGDVIATIRDNHQHICHYHTGGVPGRHEIDDTQELNYPAIMRAISDTGYTGFVGQEFIPARPDKLASLKQGVEICSV; this comes from the coding sequence ATTGTGAAACGCCGAACTTTTCTCAGCCGCAGCGGCAGGACCGCCACGATCACTGCCGTCGCCGCCTCGCTTTCGAACCGGCTCCGGGCGGAGGAGGAGGCCGCCGGCGGAGCCGGATACCGTCACTCAGCCTGTCGGTGGTGCTACAGCGGAATCGAACTCGAGGATCTCTGTGTGGCTGGAAAAGAGATCGGTCTGGAGTCGATCGAGCTCGTCGATCCCGGCGACTTGGCATTGCTGGCCAAGCACGGACTGACCTGTGCGATGGTGAATGCACCGGGTGCGACGACTGCGGCGGGCGTCAAGGTCGGGGGGATCGAACGTTCGTTCAACCGGGTCGAGCATCACGATGCTTTGGTCGGGGCTTACGAGGAGCGACTTAAGGCCGCCGCCAACGGCGGGGCCAAGCAGGTGATCTGTTTTTCCGGCAACCGCGACGGCCTGGCAGACGAACAGGGCATCGAGAACTGCGCCATCGGCCTGAAGCGGATCCTCCCGACGGCGGAGAAGCTCGGGCTGACGGTTGTGATGGAGTTGCTCAATTCGAAGGTCGATCACCGCGACTACCAGTGCGACCACACGGCCTGGGGAGTGGAGTTGAGCAAGCGGCTCGACAGCCCGAACTTCAAGCTGCTCTACGACATCTACCACATGCAGATTATGGAGGGGGACGTGATCGCGACGATCCGCGACAACCATCAGCACATCTGCCACTACCACACGGGCGGAGTGCCGGGCCGGCATGAGATCGACGACACCCAGGAGCTGAACTACCCGGCAATCATGCGGGCGATCTCCGACACCGGTTACACTGGCTTCGTCGGGCAGGAATTCATCCCCGCTCGCCCCGACAAGCTCGCGAGCCTGAAGCAGGGCGTGGAGATCTGCTCGGTCTGA
- a CDS encoding DUF1998 domain-containing protein produces the protein MRLNPLRRSQLVAPFGPGAIHVLEGGVAVVTGALDEWFRDRKGNPADEEDLKKLPLWLREPRLEAALGVSHFRMAPGPEDREDAKDLELTTPVYRFPTWYVCPRPKCSAMKRAHLNRDGYLTCDGNDCKNIRLRQISFAAVCDHGHLQDFPWLEWVHHTETPDPSCGGHLKFVSQGTGSLESIQVRCERCKKSRSLAGVMSGELPSGSDPRGWSGLSRQLLLNKGDIPPKDGSTDFSCQGVRSWMGPVPNERCERPLRAVLINATNAHYADVRSAIFIPPRYQPSPSALRTILDEVDFRNQIRMWRRADDELEDILKKLRKRDDKSENPRLSDYTDEAILTALTGHQEAPPPEEAPGGLAGGPKADQEAMIRREEYHAFQGSTDREGDLVLRETDASGLPSRLGGLIERIVAVEKLKETRVFAGFSRLMSRLPSDAPPASSLLWQAYPHDHAKRWLPATVVHGEGIFLQLSESKIKAWENRPEVVSHISTLQENHNACVRRYRWEDQLIEPRYVLLHTLAHILIGRMVFECGYGSASLRERLYVSAGPEPMAGILIYTAAGDSEGTMGGLVRLAEPNALGRILENAIEEAGWCSADPVCSEAATAGGQGPESLNLAACHSCALLPETSCEAFNKLLDRMTVVDPKVSILGTNFCQ, from the coding sequence ATGAGACTGAACCCGCTCCGCCGATCCCAACTCGTCGCCCCTTTCGGACCCGGTGCCATCCACGTTCTCGAAGGAGGAGTCGCCGTTGTCACGGGAGCACTTGATGAATGGTTTCGCGACCGCAAAGGGAATCCCGCCGACGAAGAGGACCTGAAGAAGCTCCCGCTATGGCTGCGTGAGCCCAGGCTTGAGGCTGCCCTCGGGGTTTCCCACTTCCGGATGGCCCCGGGGCCTGAAGACCGCGAGGATGCCAAGGATCTGGAGCTGACCACCCCTGTCTACCGCTTCCCAACTTGGTATGTGTGCCCCCGTCCGAAATGCTCCGCGATGAAGCGGGCGCATCTCAATCGGGATGGCTACCTCACGTGTGATGGCAATGACTGCAAGAACATCCGCCTGCGCCAGATCAGCTTTGCGGCAGTTTGCGATCACGGTCACCTTCAGGATTTCCCCTGGCTGGAATGGGTCCACCACACCGAAACGCCCGACCCCTCTTGCGGAGGGCACCTGAAGTTCGTATCGCAAGGAACAGGATCCCTGGAATCAATCCAGGTCCGCTGCGAGCGATGCAAAAAATCAAGATCACTCGCCGGGGTCATGAGCGGCGAGCTGCCTTCGGGCTCAGACCCACGAGGCTGGAGTGGTCTTAGCCGTCAGCTGCTCCTGAACAAGGGGGATATTCCCCCGAAGGATGGTAGCACGGATTTCAGCTGCCAGGGCGTCCGCTCTTGGATGGGACCGGTTCCGAATGAGCGTTGCGAGCGCCCCTTGCGAGCTGTTCTTATCAACGCCACGAACGCACATTACGCCGACGTCAGGAGTGCTATTTTCATTCCGCCCCGCTACCAGCCATCTCCGTCCGCATTGCGGACGATCCTCGATGAAGTGGACTTCCGGAATCAGATCCGGATGTGGCGCCGTGCCGATGACGAGTTGGAAGATATTCTGAAGAAGCTCCGCAAAAGGGACGACAAGAGTGAAAATCCACGGCTTTCCGATTACACGGATGAGGCCATTCTCACGGCGCTGACGGGGCACCAGGAAGCGCCGCCACCAGAAGAAGCTCCGGGGGGTCTGGCTGGCGGACCGAAGGCGGATCAAGAGGCGATGATCCGGCGCGAAGAGTATCACGCCTTCCAGGGCAGCACCGACCGCGAAGGGGATCTTGTGCTCCGCGAGACCGATGCCTCGGGACTTCCAAGCCGCCTCGGCGGGCTCATCGAACGCATTGTTGCAGTCGAGAAGCTTAAGGAAACCCGTGTCTTTGCTGGATTCTCACGCCTCATGTCACGACTACCATCGGATGCACCTCCTGCGTCTTCGCTGTTGTGGCAGGCCTACCCTCATGATCATGCAAAGCGGTGGCTTCCAGCGACTGTGGTACATGGCGAAGGCATCTTTTTGCAACTATCAGAGAGCAAAATAAAGGCATGGGAAAACCGTCCTGAAGTGGTTTCCCACATCAGCACTTTGCAAGAGAACCATAACGCTTGCGTGCGACGTTACCGCTGGGAAGATCAACTTATCGAGCCGCGCTACGTTCTTCTTCACACGCTCGCTCATATCTTGATTGGTCGGATGGTTTTCGAGTGCGGCTACGGCTCAGCCTCGCTTCGAGAACGGCTCTACGTCAGCGCAGGGCCCGAGCCTATGGCAGGCATACTAATTTACACTGCTGCCGGTGATTCTGAAGGCACGATGGGAGGACTTGTCCGCCTCGCGGAGCCAAACGCACTCGGGCGCATTCTTGAGAACGCGATTGAAGAAGCCGGGTGGTGTTCGGCAGATCCAGTTTGCAGTGAGGCGGCAACCGCCGGAGGGCAAGGGCCCGAGTCTCTGAATCTCGCTGCATGCCACAGTTGCGCCTTGCTCCCTGAAACCAGTTGCGAAGCCTTCAACAAGCTCCTCGATCGGATGACCGTGGTGGACCCAAAAGTGTCGATCTTGGGCACCAACTTTTGCCAGTGA